GATAATTGGCGTCGATGAGCGGCCCGCCCAACCCGAGCTTGAGCGGCCCGCCGAGCGCGAACTCCGCGCGGCGCGCATTGTCATAACTCCAGTCGCGGCGCGCCGGCAAGTCTTGCGCGAGCTTGAACGCGCTGAAGAAATCATTGCGGCCTTCGCGGGTGATGATGTTGATCACTCCGGAGGTAACATTGCCATATTCCGCGCTAAAGCCGCCGGTGTGCACCACCATCTCCGCAATCGCGCTCGTCGGAATCGTGAACGCGGCTTCGCGCGTCATCGCGCCGCTGGCCGGCAGGCCGTCAATCAAATATTGCACGTTTGAACTGCGGCTGCCGCGCATATGATTGGCGACAAAACCGGGCACCAGCGCGAGTTTATCATAATACGTCAAGCCCGGCGTGGTTTGCGAAATGGTTTCTTCGTTGAGATATTGCGTGCTCGACAGCACATCCCGCAAGATTTGCACGCGCGGCGCGGTCACCACAATTTCTTCGGAGGTATTCAACACCCGGCTGGTCAGCGCAACTTCGAGGCTGGTGTTCAAATCGGTTTTGACTTCGACTTCGGTCAGTTTCAGCGTGCTGTAGCCGATCATGCTGACGCGCAGATTGTATTTGCCGACCGGAAGGTTATAGATGATATAATAGCCGTGCTTATTGGCTTTCGCGCCGAAGTTCGTGCCTTCAACCACGATGTTCGCGCCCGGCAGAGAAACATTCGTCTCTTTGTCTTTGACAAAGCCCGAAATGTTGCCGAAGGCTCCCGCGCGGCCGGCGACTGGCAGCAGAAGTGCAAAAGCCAGCACGAAAATTGCTTTTTGGTGTAACCGCTTCATATGTGCAAGATGTTGATTTATTAGAAAAATAGCGGCTGCAATGGTTATGCCAGCATGTCAGCAGATTCAAACATGCAAACCATCTCAAAAACATTTGGCTGTTTAGGGTTTATCCTATTCGAATTAAAAGAGGTTAAATTTTGACAATTGGCGCTCCCGCAAGGTCGCGATACACCGAATAAATGGCATTTCATGTAACTTATGCAAAACTCTTCCAAAAATAGGAAAAATTTTGCACATTTCTCGCGATCTTGCAAACAGAGATCGTCATACAAATTTCAAAAAGTGCTGACTGAAAAGCGGGCTTGCAGAGACAAAATGCAATTCTCACGTTTGACAGAGCTCGTTTTCGAATGTCTTCAAAAGTTATGGTGCGCTTGAAAATGAATCTAAGTAGCGGCACTCAGGCCTATTTGGATAAACTAGGTTTTTTCGGATGGCAACTTGGGCTGCAACGCAGCAAGGCATTGAGCCGCCACTTTGGCCATCCGGAGCGGTTTTTTCCCTGCGTGCATATTGCCGGCACGAACGGCAAAGGCTCAACTTCGGCAATGCTGGCAGCCCTCGCGCAAGCAGCCGGGCTGCGCGTCGGCCTATACACCTCGCCGCATCTCGTTCATTTGAATGAACGAATTCAAATCAACGGCAAACCGATTTCCACCCGCGCGTTTGAAGCCTTATTGCGTAGCTGCCGGCCAACCGTTGATGAACTCAAGGCAACGTATTTCGAAGTGCTCACTGCGATTGCATTCAAATATTTTGCCGAACAACAGGTTGATCTTGCTGTGATCGAAACCGGATTAGGCGGCCGGCTTGATTCCACCAACATCATCACGCCCGAGTTGAGCATCATCACTTCGATTGGGCTGGAGCATCAGGATTATCTCGGCAAAAATCTTGCAAAGATCGCCGGAGAGAAAGCGGGCATTATCAAACGGCATCGGCCTTGCATAAGTGGTGTGCGGCAGCCGCAGGCCGCAGCCGTGATTGCCACGACCTGCCGCAAACAGCGGGCGCGTTTCATAGAAGCGCATAAGTTCATTAAAATTAGCTCGCCAAGCTATTCGCGCGAAGGGACGGAGTTTCACGCCAGGTCAGATCGGCTCGGATTCGACTATGCCAAGGTGCGAACGAATTTACTCGGGTCTCATCAAGTCAAAAATGCGGCGCTGGCAATTGCGGCTGCCCGGCTCTTGCACAACGCCGGTTTTAATCTCAACGAGCGGGCCGTGCGCGAGGGTTTGGCGCAAACACATTGGCCGGCGCGCATGCAACTGGTCCACGGCGATCCCGAAATTCTGCTCGCTGCCGCGCACAATGCCGACGGCATGCGCGTGTTGACACAAACACTGGCCCGGCTCTTTCCGGGGCGCCGGGTGAAAATTGTTTTGTCATTAATGAATGACAAGGCCGTTGCGCCGGTTTTGCGCCCCTGGCAAAAATTGCATGCAGAGTTTTTCTTTACCGCTGCAGCCACCGCGCGCGCACGCCCGGCAAGCGATTTGATGCAGCAGGCGCGCGCCATGAGTTTGCGCGGCCGCGCTTACGATGCTGCCGGACAGGCTTTTGCGGCGGCGCGGGCGAGCTGCCGCAAAAATGATTTGCTGTGCGTTGCCGGCTCGCACTATCTGATTGGCGAATTGATGCAGCAGAGCCTTTTGCCCTATCCCTATTGAGGATTTGACTTTCTCATGAAATAGCCTTATTTTGCCGCCGGTTTTTGTCGAACAAAGTTTACACGCACAAAAGCCAAGCGCCACTGCTTTTCACCCCTCTGCACACCAACCTCGGACAGCGCGGCGCCAAAATTCCGGGCGCTAGGAATGCGCCCCGTGCAACACCTCATCATCTAGGACGGAGTCTCGACCTTGAGTCATCGCGACGCTCTTCAATCCAACAAAATCTTTTGGGATAGGTTCGATATGCACCCCGATACCCGTATGGGTCCGGTTCACCTAACCGTGTCGGACCTCAAGCAATCCATGAGTTTTTATGGCGGCATGCTCGGCCTGAAAACATTGCACAGCCAGCGCGGCACCACCTGGCTCTCTGCCGATGGCTCTCGCCCCTTGCTCGCGCTTACGCTGCTGCCGGGCGCGAAACCCAAGCCGCTCAACACCTCCGGGCTTTATCATTTTGCGATTTTGGTGCCCGGCCGCTATGATCTGGCATGCGCACTGCACCATTTGCTCGACATGCGTTATCCGCTGCAGGGCGCTTCGGATCACCTGGTCAGCGAGGCGATTTACCTCGCGGATCCCGACGGCAATGGCATTGAAATTTATTCCGACCGGCCGCGCAGCGACTGGCAGTGGCACGAAGGCCAACTGCACATGACGACCGAAGCGCTGGATTTGGATTTATTATTGGCAGAGTTGGGGCGCGGCAAAATCACGTGGGAGGGGTTGCCTCCCAACACACGCATCGGGCATGTGCATTTGCATGTCGGCAATCTGGAAGCGGCCGAACATTTCTATCGCGAGGTTTTGGGATTTGATTTGACGACGCGCTATGGCTCGGAGGCGATTTTTCTTTCCGCCGGCCACTATCACCATCATCTCGGCCTGAACACCTGGGCGGGGCGGGGCGCTGGCCCCGCGCCCTCGGATACTCGCGGCCTGCGCTATCTCACCATTTGCGTGCCCAATGAAACCGAGCTGGCCATGCTCGCCAGCCGTTTGCAAGAAAACGACTGGAACTTTCAACAGCGTACCGGCATGTTGAGCTTGCGCGATCCGTTCAACAACGGCATCCTGATCGTGGTGGGCGAAGCGACGCTCGGCCGCAACGGCAGCACGAATTGGTAGATTTTCAAAGCGTGCATGCGCAGACATGAAGCGCGGCGCGTATGACACTCCTCAGTACTGCAACGTTAAGTCGATGCAAACACCGAGTTATGTCATCCTGACAGGGACAAAAGCAGGGGTAAATCTCGAACTTCACGTTGTCATGGTAGAGTTAATCATTGTAAAAAATCAAAACGCCGTTTGTTCTCCGGAGGGACAAACGGCGTTTGTATTTTTGGAAATAAAAAAACGAGTTGTTACCGCATTCTGCTTATTCGTAACTCAGCGCTTTCACCGGATCGAGTTTTGATGCCACCATCGCCGGCCACATGCCGAAGGTCAGGCCGACCATCGTGCAAAACGCCAGGCCGCCGAACGCCCATTCCATCGGCACAGACACGGCAAAACCCGTGAGCATCGAGACGATATTGCCCAGGCCGAAACCCACCATCACGCCGATGATACCGCCGACATTGCACAGCACGATGGCCTCAATGAGAAACTGCGTGAGAATGCTCCGCCGTTTCGCGCCCAGCGATTTGCGGATGCCGATTTCCTTCGTGCGCTCGGTTACGGAAACCAGCATGATGTTCATAATGCCAATGCCGGCGACCACCAGCGCCACAATTCCCACCACAAACGCCCCCAGCTTTACGCCGGCCGTGGCTTGATTGAATGCCTTGATTTGGCTGTCATTGGTGAAAATGGTGAAGTCGTCATCTTCGCGCGGCGGAACTTTGCGCTCGGCGCGCAGCACCATCCGGGTTTCCTCGATGGCATCGTAAATCAACTCTGGGCGCGTGGCGCGCACCGTGACATTGACCGAACGTTCCCGGCCGCCGTTGTCGCGCATGCCGTAAACTTCTTGAAACGTGGTAATCGGGATGAGGCAGTAGTTGTCATAATTGCCGCCCATCGACGAGGATTTCTCTTCAAGCACGCCAATGACGCGATATTTCCGATCATCGAGCTTGATGGTTTTTTCAAGAGGATCGGAGAACGGAAACAAACGGTCGGCAATGGCCGGGCCGATGACGACGACGTAACTGTTAATCTTGAGATCCTGATTGGAGAGATTGCGCCCCAACCGCACAAAATGCGTATTGTTGGCGGAATATTCCGGTGTGGCGCCGCAGATGGTCAAATTCTGATTGGTTGCTTCGTTGCGGTATTTCGCGATGTGCCCAAAACTCCACAATTCCGCGCCGACGAGA
Above is a genomic segment from Cytophagia bacterium CHB2 containing:
- a CDS encoding bifunctional folylpolyglutamate synthase/dihydrofolate synthase, with amino-acid sequence MSSKVMVRLKMNLSSGTQAYLDKLGFFGWQLGLQRSKALSRHFGHPERFFPCVHIAGTNGKGSTSAMLAALAQAAGLRVGLYTSPHLVHLNERIQINGKPISTRAFEALLRSCRPTVDELKATYFEVLTAIAFKYFAEQQVDLAVIETGLGGRLDSTNIITPELSIITSIGLEHQDYLGKNLAKIAGEKAGIIKRHRPCISGVRQPQAAAVIATTCRKQRARFIEAHKFIKISSPSYSREGTEFHARSDRLGFDYAKVRTNLLGSHQVKNAALAIAAARLLHNAGFNLNERAVREGLAQTHWPARMQLVHGDPEILLAAAHNADGMRVLTQTLARLFPGRRVKIVLSLMNDKAVAPVLRPWQKLHAEFFFTAAATARARPASDLMQQARAMSLRGRAYDAAGQAFAAARASCRKNDLLCVAGSHYLIGELMQQSLLPYPY
- a CDS encoding VOC family protein, which translates into the protein MHPDTRMGPVHLTVSDLKQSMSFYGGMLGLKTLHSQRGTTWLSADGSRPLLALTLLPGAKPKPLNTSGLYHFAILVPGRYDLACALHHLLDMRYPLQGASDHLVSEAIYLADPDGNGIEIYSDRPRSDWQWHEGQLHMTTEALDLDLLLAELGRGKITWEGLPPNTRIGHVHLHVGNLEAAEHFYREVLGFDLTTRYGSEAIFLSAGHYHHHLGLNTWAGRGAGPAPSDTRGLRYLTICVPNETELAMLASRLQENDWNFQQRTGMLSLRDPFNNGILIVVGEATLGRNGSTNW
- a CDS encoding FtsX-like permease family protein, encoding MNTLEALRMALGAIRSQKLRSFLTLVGIIAGVASIIAVMTGISVIQKTMEQEMSVLGATTFQVQKWPARGFNHDIDWRKIQQRKPVTVANADAIREHVETVDLVGAELWSFGHIAKYRNEATNQNLTICGATPEYSANNTHFVRLGRNLSNQDLKINSYVVVIGPAIADRLFPFSDPLEKTIKLDDRKYRVIGVLEEKSSSMGGNYDNYCLIPITTFQEVYGMRDNGGRERSVNVTVRATRPELIYDAIEETRMVLRAERKVPPREDDDFTIFTNDSQIKAFNQATAGVKLGAFVVGIVALVVAGIGIMNIMLVSVTERTKEIGIRKSLGAKRRSILTQFLIEAIVLCNVGGIIGVMVGFGLGNIVSMLTGFAVSVPMEWAFGGLAFCTMVGLTFGMWPAMVASKLDPVKALSYE